Proteins encoded by one window of Bradyrhizobium sp. B097:
- a CDS encoding glucose 1-dehydrogenase: MRNGQFDLSGRVAIVTGGNGGIGLGMARGLADAGAAVAVVGRNEAKSRAAVEDLGQRGVKAIAVATDVTDKAAVAAMVERVIGELGRIDILVNNAGMSIRKPPHELELDEWSKVIDTNLTSAFLCSKAAYPALKASGHGKIINIGSMMSIFGASFAAAYAASKGGIVQYTRACANAWAPDNIQVNAILPGWIDTDLTKGARQQVAGLHERVLARTPAARWGAIDDFSGIAVFLASPASDFVTGTAIPVDGGYSVMA; this comes from the coding sequence ATGAGAAACGGACAGTTTGATCTCTCGGGCCGGGTCGCGATCGTCACCGGCGGCAATGGCGGCATCGGGCTTGGCATGGCGCGCGGCCTGGCGGATGCCGGCGCGGCGGTTGCCGTGGTCGGCCGCAACGAGGCGAAATCGAGGGCTGCCGTCGAGGATCTCGGCCAGCGTGGTGTCAAGGCGATCGCGGTGGCAACCGACGTGACCGACAAGGCCGCCGTCGCGGCGATGGTCGAGCGGGTCATCGGTGAGCTCGGCCGGATCGACATCCTCGTCAACAACGCCGGCATGAGCATCCGCAAGCCGCCGCACGAGCTCGAGCTCGACGAGTGGAGCAAGGTGATCGACACCAACCTCACCAGCGCCTTCCTGTGCTCGAAGGCGGCCTATCCGGCGCTCAAGGCGTCGGGCCACGGCAAGATCATCAATATCGGCTCGATGATGTCGATCTTCGGCGCGAGCTTCGCTGCGGCCTATGCCGCGAGCAAGGGCGGCATCGTGCAGTACACCCGCGCCTGCGCCAACGCCTGGGCCCCAGACAACATCCAGGTCAACGCCATCCTTCCGGGCTGGATCGACACCGATCTGACGAAGGGCGCGCGCCAGCAGGTCGCCGGGCTGCACGAGCGCGTGCTCGCACGCACGCCGGCGGCCCGCTGGGGAGCCATCGACGACTTCTCAGGGATCGCCGTGTTCCTGGCCTCGCCGGCGTCGGACTTCGTCACCGGCACCGCGATCCCGGTCGACGGCGGCTATTCGGTGATGGCCTGA
- a CDS encoding FAD-dependent oxidoreductase — protein sequence MKVRCCVVGGGPAGMMLGYLLGRAGIDVVVLEKHADFFRDFRGDTVHPSTLQVMDELGLIDGFLKLPHQDIQKLEGMFGGTPVRIADLSRLSVKYPFIAMMPQWDFLNFLRESGKRFPSLQVLMSAKATDLIRRGDAVAGVHVNTPDGPIEIEADLTIGCDGRHSIVRERAGLDVEEIGAPMDVLWFRVGRRRDETENLFARIDHGKMMVTFDRGDYWQCAYVIAKGQYEAVKARGLPALLDDVLRLAPILKAGIADVKSFDDVKLLTVAINRLTRWTRPGLLCIGDAAHAMSPIGGVGVNLAVQDAVATANILAAKLAQGCPPEDELDAVRRRREFPVRVTQRMQVIAQNNIISAALKGGDQPVPFALRLITAMPWLQGLTARLVAIGVRPEHVHSPAAR from the coding sequence ATGAAGGTGCGCTGCTGCGTCGTCGGCGGTGGGCCGGCCGGCATGATGCTCGGCTATCTGCTCGGGCGCGCCGGGATCGATGTCGTGGTGCTGGAGAAGCACGCCGATTTCTTCCGCGACTTCCGCGGCGACACCGTGCATCCGTCGACCCTGCAGGTGATGGACGAGCTCGGTCTGATCGACGGCTTCCTGAAGCTGCCGCACCAGGACATCCAGAAGCTCGAAGGCATGTTCGGCGGCACCCCGGTGCGGATCGCCGACCTCAGTCGCCTCAGCGTCAAATATCCTTTCATCGCGATGATGCCGCAGTGGGACTTCCTCAATTTCCTGCGCGAGAGCGGCAAGCGTTTCCCCTCGCTGCAGGTTTTGATGAGCGCCAAGGCGACCGACCTGATCCGGCGCGGCGACGCCGTTGCAGGCGTCCATGTGAACACGCCTGATGGGCCCATCGAGATCGAGGCTGATCTCACGATCGGCTGCGACGGCCGCCATTCGATCGTGCGCGAGCGCGCCGGCCTCGACGTCGAGGAGATCGGCGCGCCGATGGACGTGCTGTGGTTTCGCGTCGGGCGGCGTCGGGACGAGACCGAGAATTTGTTCGCCCGCATCGACCACGGCAAGATGATGGTGACGTTCGACCGCGGCGACTATTGGCAATGCGCCTATGTGATCGCCAAGGGACAATATGAGGCCGTGAAGGCGAGGGGATTGCCGGCGCTGCTCGACGACGTGCTGCGGCTCGCGCCGATCCTCAAGGCCGGCATTGCCGACGTGAAGAGTTTTGACGACGTCAAGCTGCTCACGGTTGCGATCAATCGCCTGACGCGCTGGACCCGTCCCGGCCTGCTCTGTATCGGCGACGCCGCGCACGCGATGTCGCCGATCGGCGGCGTCGGCGTCAACCTCGCGGTGCAGGACGCGGTCGCGACCGCCAACATCCTGGCGGCCAAGCTCGCGCAAGGCTGTCCGCCGGAGGACGAGCTCGATGCCGTGCGGCGTCGCCGCGAATTCCCGGTGCGGGTGACGCAGCGCATGCAGGTGATCGCGCAGAACAACATCATCAGCGCTGCGCTGAAGGGCGGCGATCAACCGGTGCCGTTCGCGTTGCGGTTGATCACCGCGATGCCCTGGCTGCAAGGGCTGACGGCGCGTCTTGTCGCGATCGGGGTGCGGCCGGAGCACGTCCATTCGCCGGCGGCGCGCTGA
- a CDS encoding outer membrane beta-barrel protein, which produces MSHAKFIAALTVTTALGVGAASAADLAARPYTKAPAYVETLYNWSGFYIGGHLGGAWTNEQWVNSANTTAFGDLAPGQGFRQRGSGFMGGGQIGYNWQANNFVFGVEGTISGLDNSGRVTNTVFGVGRDDQFSWRSNVMATIVGRAGYAIQNNLLYFKGGYAGVNNRLSVVDNLPPATGSGSQTHWASGWTVGAGWEYGITRNWTIGVEYNYAAFERQTYQLAGTAAGTYTFDAKPRDIQWAVVRMNYKFDAPVIARY; this is translated from the coding sequence ATGTCTCATGCCAAATTCATTGCCGCGCTGACCGTGACCACAGCGCTCGGCGTCGGTGCTGCATCGGCCGCCGACCTTGCCGCCCGTCCGTACACCAAGGCGCCGGCCTATGTAGAAACGCTCTACAACTGGTCCGGCTTCTACATTGGAGGCCATCTCGGCGGCGCTTGGACCAACGAGCAGTGGGTCAACAGCGCAAACACGACGGCGTTCGGCGATCTCGCACCCGGCCAGGGCTTTCGGCAACGCGGCTCGGGTTTCATGGGTGGCGGTCAGATCGGCTACAATTGGCAGGCCAACAACTTCGTGTTCGGCGTCGAGGGCACGATCTCCGGGCTCGACAATTCCGGCCGCGTCACCAACACGGTGTTCGGCGTCGGCCGCGACGATCAATTCAGCTGGCGCTCGAACGTCATGGCAACGATCGTCGGTCGTGCCGGCTACGCGATCCAGAACAATCTGCTCTATTTCAAGGGCGGCTATGCCGGCGTGAACAACCGCCTGTCCGTCGTCGACAACCTTCCGCCGGCAACCGGCTCCGGCAGCCAGACCCATTGGGCCAGCGGCTGGACGGTCGGCGCCGGCTGGGAATACGGCATCACCCGCAACTGGACCATCGGCGTCGAATACAACTACGCCGCCTTCGAGCGTCAGACCTATCAGCTCGCCGGCACCGCGGCGGGCACCTATACGTTCGACGCCAAGCCGCGCGATATCCAGTGGGCGGTGGTGCGGATGAACTACAAGTTCGACGCGCCGGTCATCGCGCGCTACTGA
- the parE gene encoding DNA topoisomerase IV subunit B yields MSKPLKSNAKSKSADDLFGAPEPKGRAPAKAASRPTGSAEAGYTAADIEVLEGLEPVRRRPGMYIGGTDEKALHHLFAEVIDNCMDEALAGHATFIDVELTTDGFLTVTDNGRGIPVDPHPKFPKKSALEVIMCTLHSGGKFDSKVYETSGGLHGVGVSVVNALSSRLEVEVARSGQLHRMTFERGHPKGKLEDLGKINNRRGTRIRFKPDTDIFGAKAAFKPQRLFKMTRSKAYLFGGVEIRWRCDQELLKGVEDVPAEAKFHFPGGLKDYLAAAIHADTLVHQDIFSGKSGRSGAHGACEWAVAWTADADGFLSSYTNTVPTPDGGTHESGLRSALLRGLKDHAERAGQGKRAASITSEDVMVGAAVMLSVFVREPEFQGQTKDRLATAEAQRIVEQAMKDPFDHWLSGNPNQANRLLDFVIDRAEERLRRRQEKETARKTAGKKLRLPGKLADCSDAGTEGSELFIVEGDSAGGSAKQARDRKTQAVLPLRGKILNVASAGKDKLTANAQLSDLVQAIGSGTLAHYREEDLRYQRIIIMTDADVDGAHIASLLITFFYRQMPRLIDEGHLYLAVPPLYKLKHGTKSVYARDDAHKEELLKSEFNANAKVEVNRFKGLGEMMPAQLKETTMDPAKRTLLRVVLLADDREGTADSVERLMGTKAEARFAFISDKAEFASDDLLDV; encoded by the coding sequence ATGTCCAAACCACTGAAATCAAACGCCAAAAGTAAATCTGCCGACGATCTGTTTGGCGCCCCGGAGCCGAAGGGACGCGCCCCGGCGAAGGCTGCTTCCCGGCCCACGGGAAGCGCCGAAGCCGGCTACACGGCGGCTGATATCGAGGTGCTGGAAGGGCTGGAACCGGTCCGCCGGCGGCCCGGCATGTATATCGGCGGCACCGACGAGAAGGCGCTGCACCATCTGTTCGCCGAGGTGATCGACAACTGCATGGACGAGGCCCTCGCCGGCCACGCCACCTTCATCGACGTGGAGTTGACCACCGACGGCTTCCTGACCGTGACGGACAATGGCCGCGGCATCCCGGTCGATCCGCATCCGAAATTCCCGAAGAAGTCGGCGCTCGAAGTCATCATGTGCACCCTGCATTCGGGCGGCAAGTTCGACTCCAAGGTCTACGAGACTTCGGGCGGTCTGCACGGTGTCGGCGTCTCCGTGGTCAATGCCCTCTCCTCACGGCTCGAGGTCGAGGTCGCGCGCAGCGGGCAGCTGCACCGCATGACCTTCGAGCGCGGCCATCCCAAGGGCAAGCTCGAAGACCTCGGCAAGATCAACAACCGCCGCGGCACGCGCATCCGCTTCAAACCGGACACCGATATTTTCGGCGCCAAGGCGGCCTTCAAGCCGCAGCGTCTGTTCAAGATGACGCGCTCGAAGGCGTATCTGTTCGGCGGCGTCGAAATCCGCTGGCGCTGCGACCAGGAGCTGTTGAAGGGCGTCGAAGATGTCCCGGCGGAAGCCAAGTTTCACTTCCCTGGCGGCCTGAAGGACTATCTGGCCGCGGCGATCCATGCCGACACGCTGGTGCATCAGGATATCTTCTCCGGCAAGTCCGGCCGCAGCGGCGCGCATGGCGCCTGCGAATGGGCGGTAGCCTGGACGGCCGATGCTGATGGCTTCCTGTCGTCCTACACCAACACGGTGCCGACGCCCGATGGCGGCACGCATGAATCGGGTCTGCGCAGCGCACTGCTGCGCGGCCTGAAGGACCACGCCGAGCGCGCCGGCCAGGGCAAGCGCGCGGCCTCCATCACCTCCGAAGACGTGATGGTGGGCGCGGCCGTGATGCTCTCGGTGTTCGTGCGCGAGCCTGAATTCCAGGGCCAAACCAAGGACCGCCTCGCCACCGCCGAAGCGCAGCGCATCGTCGAACAGGCGATGAAGGATCCGTTCGACCACTGGCTGTCAGGCAATCCGAACCAGGCCAACCGGCTGCTCGACTTCGTGATCGATCGCGCCGAGGAACGGCTGCGCCGCCGCCAGGAAAAGGAAACCGCGCGCAAGACCGCCGGCAAGAAGCTGCGTCTTCCCGGCAAGCTCGCGGATTGCTCCGATGCCGGCACCGAAGGCTCCGAACTCTTCATCGTCGAAGGCGACTCGGCCGGCGGCAGCGCCAAGCAGGCACGCGATCGCAAGACACAGGCCGTGCTGCCGCTGCGCGGCAAGATCCTCAACGTCGCCTCTGCCGGCAAGGACAAGCTGACCGCCAACGCGCAGCTCTCCGATCTCGTGCAGGCGATCGGCAGCGGTACGCTCGCGCACTACCGCGAAGAGGATCTGCGCTATCAGCGCATCATCATCATGACCGACGCCGACGTCGACGGCGCGCACATCGCATCGCTCCTGATCACCTTCTTCTACCGGCAGATGCCGCGGCTGATCGACGAAGGGCATCTCTATCTGGCGGTGCCGCCGCTCTACAAATTGAAGCACGGCACCAAGTCGGTTTACGCGCGCGACGACGCCCACAAGGAAGAGCTGCTCAAGAGCGAATTCAACGCCAACGCCAAGGTCGAGGTGAACCGCTTCAAAGGCCTCGGCGAGATGATGCCGGCGCAGCTGAAGGAGACCACGATGGATCCGGCCAAGCGCACGCTGCTGCGCGTGGTGCTGCTTGCCGACGATCGTGAGGGCACCGCCGACTCGGTCGAGCGGCTGATGGGCACCAAGGCGGAAGCCCGCTTTGCATTCATCTCCGACAAGGCCGAATTCGCGAGCGACGATTTGCTTGACGTTTAG
- a CDS encoding porin family protein, whose translation MKKILLALTAVAAMTGSASAADLAARPYTKAPAPIAVAPSWTGFYIFGGGGGGVWDADTGVQSTTTGAPILGFNQRQGGDGWYGTVGAGYDWQTANSWVIGVFADGQFGSLKGTIQDQGLGIAGNIKNDYSWAAGARLGYLVAPNVLSYVNAGYSNSHWKGTTLFNTATALPVGGHTDGFDRSGWFVGGGVENNLNIFGITAPGWFMKTEYRAAYYDNKNISELADVTNISNGRDITFKPLVQTISTSLVYRFNWTGPVVAKY comes from the coding sequence ATGAAGAAGATTTTGCTCGCTCTGACCGCGGTTGCTGCGATGACGGGTTCCGCGTCGGCTGCCGATCTGGCCGCCCGCCCCTACACCAAGGCTCCTGCCCCGATCGCGGTGGCGCCGAGCTGGACCGGCTTCTACATCTTCGGCGGTGGCGGCGGCGGCGTCTGGGACGCTGACACCGGCGTCCAGTCGACCACCACGGGCGCGCCGATCCTCGGCTTCAACCAGCGCCAGGGCGGTGATGGCTGGTACGGCACCGTCGGTGCCGGCTACGACTGGCAGACCGCCAACAGCTGGGTCATCGGCGTGTTCGCCGACGGCCAGTTCGGCAGCCTGAAGGGCACGATCCAGGATCAGGGCCTCGGAATCGCCGGCAACATCAAGAACGACTACAGCTGGGCCGCCGGCGCGCGCCTCGGTTATCTGGTCGCTCCGAACGTTCTGTCCTACGTCAACGCCGGCTATTCCAACTCGCACTGGAAGGGCACCACGCTGTTCAACACCGCCACTGCTCTCCCGGTGGGTGGACACACCGACGGCTTCGATCGCAGCGGCTGGTTCGTCGGCGGCGGCGTCGAGAACAACCTGAACATCTTCGGCATCACCGCGCCGGGCTGGTTCATGAAGACCGAGTACCGCGCCGCTTACTACGACAACAAGAACATCTCGGAACTCGCCGACGTCACCAACATCTCGAACGGCCGCGACATCACCTTCAAGCCGCTCGTGCAGACCATCAGCACCTCGCTGGTCTACCGCTTCAACTGGACCGGTCCGGTTGTTGCCAAGTACTGA